From the Amblyraja radiata isolate CabotCenter1 chromosome 14, sAmbRad1.1.pri, whole genome shotgun sequence genome, one window contains:
- the rai2 gene encoding retinoic acid-induced protein 2 isoform X1 — MNDNNKACDWCKHIHHTKDNVDTGDSESKIQFCSMKCLNQYKMDRFYKEAQSNLTMDVTDSSSHTIPNNKLENGVTQLITAEAWNINPTGIMKKALSPLVAVPASSLMTPQTDPPSGMSLKLAATLLQPICLGDNPMVLPIHLQVAGSSTPQIPPSSNAPWVMTNQGAVPLSMLLEQHLIQHLNSPLLLASPAPSPVNSVQNHILQGTAGSCIQSQPLGQKSSNQTQEYDLPPPLPIPGFPAVLHDFFPPHSMPSLPNVQLGPETMSNGFSSLSHQNLGLLAPLVPPATLLVPYPVIVPLPVPIPIPIPIPIPMAKDSDPNKLTDTQRKATFSSSTTNRGTQTTAEKDAKVLECIQHRGVQDYQHTSCKLNTEAEALDLSIKRTSVVKKNEFFYQQIEQDGVLDLSVATPKKFKESQNLPGNTSSNLPANLFSEALSHSSESWSNTMPLIGTQKVEGVLHTTSNSCEFSSQHKWVVDQNYNRISDDLRAGNNTDTLSSTDTTKVIVSVKDAGPAILCGKIKTVVGVSTKNFSYKTDLSQESVLQCYDVKSQLELRDSKKNSKNRGIKLKKMSSQDFHVLPIKKQRLAAFFARK, encoded by the coding sequence GCCTGCGATTGGTGTAAGCACATTCACCACACTAAAGACAATGTGGACACCGGTGACAGTGAGAGCAAGATTCAGTTCTGTAGCATGAAATGCTTAAACCAGTACAAGATGGATCGATTTTACAAAGAGGCTCAGTCTAACCTGACGATGGATGTTACAGACTCTTCATCTCATACAATACCGAACAATAAACTGGAGAATGGAGTGACTCAGCTCATCACAGCAGAAGCTTGGAATATCAATCCTACAGGTATCATGAAGAAGGCTCTTTCCCCTTTAGTTGCAGTACCAGCTTCTTCTCTTATGACACCGCAAACAGACCCACCAAGTGGGATGTCACTTAAACTGGCTGCCACTTTACTGCAACCAATTTGTTTAGGAGATAATCCTATGGTCCTACCAATCCATCTGCAGGTAGCTGGTAGTTCAACACCACAGATACCACCTAGTAGCAACGCACCTTGGGTGATGACTAATCAAGGTGCAGTACCACTATCTATGTTACTGGAGCAGCATTTGATTCAGCATTTAAATTCTCCACTCCTGCTGGCATCACCTGCCCCAAGTCCTGTGAACTCTGTCCAAAACCACATTCTGCAAGGCACTGCTGGTTCTTGCATTCAGTCTCAACCACTGGGCCAGAAATCCTCAAATCAAACGCAGGAGTATGACCTACCACCGCCCCTTCCAATCCCTGGATTTCCTGCTGTTCTGCATGACTTTTTCCCTCCACACAGTATGCCATCATTGCCAAATGTCCAATTGGGCCCTGAGACCATGTCAAATGGTTTTTCCTCGCTTTCACACCAGAACCTCGGTCTGCTTGCTCCATTAGTTCCTCCGGCTACCCTTCTTGTTCCATATCCAGTGATAGTTCCTCTTCCAGTCCCAATACCTATCCCCATCCCCATTCCTATTCCCATGGCCAAGGATTCAGATCCCAATAAATtgacagacacacagagaaaagCTACCTTCAGTAGCAGCACTACAAACAGAGGAACTCAGACGACAGCTGAAAAAGATGCAAAAGTCCTCGAGTGCATCCAGCACCGGGGAGTCCAAGATTATCAACACACCAGCTGTAAGCTCAATACTGAAGCAGAGGCTCTTGATCTTTCAATAAAAAGAACATCTGTAGTAAAGAAAAATGAGTTTTTTTATCAACAGATTGAACAGGATGGTGTGCTGGATTTATCAGTTGCAACACCCAAGAaattcaaagaaagtcagaacctACCAGGTAATACATCATCTAATCTGCCAGCTAATTTGTTCAGTGAGGCTCTGTCTCACTCTAGTGAATCGTGGTCTAACACAATGCCACTGATAGGTACACAGAAAGTGGAAGGAGTGTTACATACCACGTCTAATAGTTGTGAGTTTTCAAGCCAGCATAAGTGGGTAGTGGATCAAAACTACAATAGAATTAGTGATGACTTGCGAGCTGGCAATAATACCGACACCTTGAGCAGCACGGACACTACGAAAGTTATCGTGTCTGTAAAGGATGCTGGTCCAGCTATACTGTGTGGTAAAATAAAAACTGTTGTCGGAGTATCTACAAAAAACTTTTCTTACAAGACAGATTTATCGCAAGAATCTGTTTTACAATGTTACGATGTCAAATCTCAACTTGAGCTCAGAGACAGcaaaaaaaacagcaaaaataGAGGCATAAAATTAAAGAAAATGAGCTCACAAGATTTCCATGTCCTCCCAATAAAAAAACAGCGACTAGCTGCCTTTTTTGCAAGGAAGTAA
- the rai2 gene encoding retinoic acid-induced protein 2 isoform X2: protein MKCLNQYKMDRFYKEAQSNLTMDVTDSSSHTIPNNKLENGVTQLITAEAWNINPTGIMKKALSPLVAVPASSLMTPQTDPPSGMSLKLAATLLQPICLGDNPMVLPIHLQVAGSSTPQIPPSSNAPWVMTNQGAVPLSMLLEQHLIQHLNSPLLLASPAPSPVNSVQNHILQGTAGSCIQSQPLGQKSSNQTQEYDLPPPLPIPGFPAVLHDFFPPHSMPSLPNVQLGPETMSNGFSSLSHQNLGLLAPLVPPATLLVPYPVIVPLPVPIPIPIPIPIPMAKDSDPNKLTDTQRKATFSSSTTNRGTQTTAEKDAKVLECIQHRGVQDYQHTSCKLNTEAEALDLSIKRTSVVKKNEFFYQQIEQDGVLDLSVATPKKFKESQNLPGNTSSNLPANLFSEALSHSSESWSNTMPLIGTQKVEGVLHTTSNSCEFSSQHKWVVDQNYNRISDDLRAGNNTDTLSSTDTTKVIVSVKDAGPAILCGKIKTVVGVSTKNFSYKTDLSQESVLQCYDVKSQLELRDSKKNSKNRGIKLKKMSSQDFHVLPIKKQRLAAFFARK from the coding sequence ATGAAATGCTTAAACCAGTACAAGATGGATCGATTTTACAAAGAGGCTCAGTCTAACCTGACGATGGATGTTACAGACTCTTCATCTCATACAATACCGAACAATAAACTGGAGAATGGAGTGACTCAGCTCATCACAGCAGAAGCTTGGAATATCAATCCTACAGGTATCATGAAGAAGGCTCTTTCCCCTTTAGTTGCAGTACCAGCTTCTTCTCTTATGACACCGCAAACAGACCCACCAAGTGGGATGTCACTTAAACTGGCTGCCACTTTACTGCAACCAATTTGTTTAGGAGATAATCCTATGGTCCTACCAATCCATCTGCAGGTAGCTGGTAGTTCAACACCACAGATACCACCTAGTAGCAACGCACCTTGGGTGATGACTAATCAAGGTGCAGTACCACTATCTATGTTACTGGAGCAGCATTTGATTCAGCATTTAAATTCTCCACTCCTGCTGGCATCACCTGCCCCAAGTCCTGTGAACTCTGTCCAAAACCACATTCTGCAAGGCACTGCTGGTTCTTGCATTCAGTCTCAACCACTGGGCCAGAAATCCTCAAATCAAACGCAGGAGTATGACCTACCACCGCCCCTTCCAATCCCTGGATTTCCTGCTGTTCTGCATGACTTTTTCCCTCCACACAGTATGCCATCATTGCCAAATGTCCAATTGGGCCCTGAGACCATGTCAAATGGTTTTTCCTCGCTTTCACACCAGAACCTCGGTCTGCTTGCTCCATTAGTTCCTCCGGCTACCCTTCTTGTTCCATATCCAGTGATAGTTCCTCTTCCAGTCCCAATACCTATCCCCATCCCCATTCCTATTCCCATGGCCAAGGATTCAGATCCCAATAAATtgacagacacacagagaaaagCTACCTTCAGTAGCAGCACTACAAACAGAGGAACTCAGACGACAGCTGAAAAAGATGCAAAAGTCCTCGAGTGCATCCAGCACCGGGGAGTCCAAGATTATCAACACACCAGCTGTAAGCTCAATACTGAAGCAGAGGCTCTTGATCTTTCAATAAAAAGAACATCTGTAGTAAAGAAAAATGAGTTTTTTTATCAACAGATTGAACAGGATGGTGTGCTGGATTTATCAGTTGCAACACCCAAGAaattcaaagaaagtcagaacctACCAGGTAATACATCATCTAATCTGCCAGCTAATTTGTTCAGTGAGGCTCTGTCTCACTCTAGTGAATCGTGGTCTAACACAATGCCACTGATAGGTACACAGAAAGTGGAAGGAGTGTTACATACCACGTCTAATAGTTGTGAGTTTTCAAGCCAGCATAAGTGGGTAGTGGATCAAAACTACAATAGAATTAGTGATGACTTGCGAGCTGGCAATAATACCGACACCTTGAGCAGCACGGACACTACGAAAGTTATCGTGTCTGTAAAGGATGCTGGTCCAGCTATACTGTGTGGTAAAATAAAAACTGTTGTCGGAGTATCTACAAAAAACTTTTCTTACAAGACAGATTTATCGCAAGAATCTGTTTTACAATGTTACGATGTCAAATCTCAACTTGAGCTCAGAGACAGcaaaaaaaacagcaaaaataGAGGCATAAAATTAAAGAAAATGAGCTCACAAGATTTCCATGTCCTCCCAATAAAAAAACAGCGACTAGCTGCCTTTTTTGCAAGGAAGTAA